In Terriglobales bacterium, a genomic segment contains:
- a CDS encoding cyclic nucleotide-binding domain-containing protein — MTPSRVDPHSRSDGLKLHKNSRVAVIGAGPAGSFFAYFLLQFAQRMGFSPHIDIYEPKDFSQPGPKSCNMCGGIVSESLVQNLAAEGIHLPTKVVQRSIDSYYLHMDVGSVRIQTPGEEKRIASVHRGGGPRGIKDIRYSSFDSHLLGLAVEKGARQVVSRVEGADWSAGRPRLRTSAGETEPYDLLAVASGINSYAPKLLEGLAGPYQPPKTTKTYIAEYYLGKETIKVYLGSAMHVFLLDLPRLEFAALIPKGDYVTLCLLGLDIDKPLVDSFLSSPVVKECLPPNWQAPDDFCHCSPRINIAGAEQPFGDRLVFIGDAGITRLYKDGIGAGYRTAKAAARTAVFHGISAEDFRKHYRPVCRSIASDNAIGKFVFAVSGLVKKSRVGRRGIWKMVSREQRTAGGYRRLSSVLWDTFTGSAPYRDVFQRTLHPAFWSRLFTEILAAGWPKSLKRRKRREFMISGVLGRYFHDGEVIFHQGEAGDCMYVVQRGEVEVLRRDGDKEYCLAVLGEEEFFGETAMFADDVRTTTVRALGDACVLTLEKSDFLRRVHEDPALAFRMMEKMSHRIHELEEAMVRTATVA, encoded by the coding sequence ATGACGCCCTCGAGGGTCGACCCGCACTCGCGTTCTGACGGACTGAAGCTGCACAAGAACTCCCGCGTGGCCGTGATCGGCGCCGGTCCGGCGGGATCGTTCTTCGCGTACTTTCTTCTCCAGTTCGCCCAGCGGATGGGCTTCAGCCCGCACATCGACATCTACGAGCCCAAGGACTTCTCCCAGCCCGGACCCAAGAGCTGCAACATGTGCGGCGGCATCGTCTCGGAATCGCTGGTGCAGAACCTGGCCGCCGAAGGCATTCATCTTCCGACGAAGGTTGTGCAGAGGAGTATCGATTCTTACTACCTCCACATGGACGTGGGCAGCGTACGCATCCAGACACCCGGGGAGGAGAAGCGCATCGCTTCCGTGCACCGGGGCGGCGGCCCGCGCGGCATCAAGGACATTCGCTACTCAAGCTTCGACAGCCACTTGCTCGGCCTGGCGGTGGAAAAAGGCGCCCGCCAGGTTGTTTCCCGTGTAGAGGGTGCGGATTGGAGCGCCGGTCGTCCGCGGCTGCGGACATCGGCCGGCGAAACGGAACCTTACGACCTGCTGGCCGTGGCCTCCGGAATCAATTCCTACGCGCCCAAACTTCTGGAGGGCCTTGCCGGGCCGTATCAACCGCCGAAGACCACCAAGACCTATATCGCCGAGTACTACCTGGGGAAGGAGACCATCAAGGTTTATCTGGGCAGCGCCATGCATGTGTTTCTGCTCGATCTACCGCGCCTGGAGTTTGCCGCCCTGATTCCCAAAGGCGACTACGTCACCTTATGCCTGCTGGGGCTCGACATCGACAAGCCGCTGGTGGACTCGTTTCTCAGCTCCCCGGTGGTCAAGGAATGCCTGCCGCCCAACTGGCAGGCGCCCGACGACTTCTGCCATTGCTCCCCGCGGATCAATATCGCCGGAGCGGAGCAGCCTTTCGGCGACCGACTGGTATTCATCGGCGATGCCGGAATCACGCGCTTGTACAAAGATGGAATCGGCGCGGGCTACCGCACCGCCAAGGCCGCAGCCCGCACCGCCGTGTTCCACGGAATCTCGGCCGAGGATTTCCGGAAACATTACCGGCCGGTGTGCCGGTCCATCGCCTCCGACAATGCCATCGGGAAGTTCGTGTTCGCGGTTTCCGGGCTGGTGAAGAAGAGCCGGGTGGGCCGGCGCGGCATCTGGAAGATGGTTTCGCGCGAGCAGCGCACCGCGGGAGGATACCGGCGCCTGAGTTCGGTGCTGTGGGACACGTTCACCGGCAGCGCTCCCTACCGTGACGTATTCCAGCGCACCCTGCATCCGGCCTTCTGGAGCCGGTTGTTCACCGAAATTCTGGCCGCCGGCTGGCCCAAAAGCCTGAAGCGGCGCAAGAGGAGGGAATTCATGATCAGCGGCGTACTGGGCAGGTATTTCCACGATGGCGAAGTGATCTTTCACCAGGGAGAAGCGGGAGACTGCATGTACGTGGTCCAGAGAGGAGAAGTGGAAGTGCTGCGCCGGGACGGCGACAAGGAATACTGCCTGGCGGTGCTGGGTGAGGAGGAGTTCTTCGGCGAGACGGCCATGTTCGCTGACGATGTCCGCACCACCACGGTGCGCGCCCTCGGGGACGCCTGTGTGCTCACCCTGGAAAAGAGCGACTTCCTGCGCCGGGTCCACGAGGATCCTGCTCTGGCCTTCCGCATGATGGAAAAGATGTCCCACCGCATCCACGAGTTGGAAGAAGCCATGGTTCGCACGGCCACTGTCGCCTAG
- a CDS encoding hydroxyacid dehydrogenase, which translates to MKAALLEAKDWEREYLRERLPGHTFFFSEEPLEAAMLPQLQDCEILSPFIYSQINAEVLAALPGLRLVATRSTGFDHVDLQACAARGITVANVPSYGENTVAEHTFALILSLSRKIHQSYVRVQRGDFSLEGLTGFDLKGKTLGVVGAGKIGLHVIKVGRGFGMRVLAYDPFHNPFLAELLGYEYVGIEELLGSSDIVTLHMPFSPAVHHFMDQEKFRRMRRGALFINTARGRLVDTEALLEALESGHLAGAGLDVVEGEELIQEERQLLDLKTQSLDKLQAVVRTHVLFRHENVIFTPHNAFNSREALERILDTTIENIRSFAAGTPTNVVRAPGVPASPQRQAGTGRGPQLVAPSQPQPTGTKGPRT; encoded by the coding sequence ATGAAGGCGGCTCTTCTCGAGGCTAAGGACTGGGAACGCGAGTACCTGCGCGAGCGCTTGCCGGGCCACACCTTCTTTTTCAGCGAAGAGCCGCTTGAAGCGGCCATGCTGCCGCAGCTTCAGGACTGCGAAATCCTCTCCCCCTTCATCTATTCCCAGATCAACGCCGAGGTGCTTGCGGCCCTGCCGGGGCTGCGCCTGGTGGCTACGCGCTCGACCGGATTCGACCACGTGGATCTGCAAGCCTGTGCGGCCCGCGGCATCACGGTCGCCAATGTGCCCAGTTACGGCGAGAACACGGTCGCCGAGCACACCTTCGCCCTGATCCTGTCGCTCTCCCGCAAGATCCACCAGTCCTACGTGCGCGTCCAGCGCGGAGACTTCTCCCTGGAAGGGCTCACCGGCTTCGATCTGAAGGGCAAGACCCTGGGGGTGGTGGGAGCAGGAAAGATCGGCCTGCACGTCATCAAGGTGGGACGCGGTTTCGGCATGCGCGTCCTCGCCTATGACCCGTTCCACAACCCGTTTCTGGCTGAATTGCTCGGCTACGAGTACGTGGGAATCGAGGAACTGCTCGGCTCGAGCGACATCGTCACGTTGCACATGCCGTTCTCACCGGCCGTGCACCACTTCATGGACCAGGAGAAGTTCCGGCGCATGAGGCGGGGAGCGCTGTTCATCAACACCGCCCGCGGCCGCCTGGTGGACACGGAGGCGCTGCTGGAAGCCCTGGAAAGCGGCCACCTTGCCGGCGCCGGACTGGACGTGGTGGAAGGGGAGGAACTGATCCAGGAAGAGAGACAGCTGCTTGACCTGAAAACACAGAGCCTGGACAAGCTGCAGGCCGTCGTCCGCACCCATGTCCTGTTCCGGCACGAGAATGTCATCTTCACTCCCCACAATGCCTTCAACAGCCGGGAGGCGCTGGAACGCATCCTCGACACGACCATCGAGAACATCCGGAGCTTTGCCGCGGGCACTCCCACCAACGTGGTGCGGGCACCGGGTGTCCCCGCCAGCCCACAACGCCAAGCCGGTACGGGCCGGGGACCGCAGCTTGTGGCCCCGAGCCAACCCCAACCTACGGGCACCAAGGGACCGAGGACATGA
- a CDS encoding rhodanese-like domain-containing protein yields MRIERFEVPGLAHYSYVIVSAGSAAVVDPRRDIDVYLDYAASHGLKITHVLETHIHADYASGARELVEDTGAEAWLSGHDEGEDFQYQFPHRDFRDGEELDLGEARVVAMHTPGHTPEHLAFLVYERGRKHPLAMLSGDFVFVGSLGRPDLLGEAAKQRLAGELYQSVHERLKHLPDGVQVLPAHGAGSLCGAGMGERPFTTLGYERASNIFFGLRSREEFVDRILGTVPPFPEYYKRMKRVNSEGARPLGGIPDGGALVPEDFETLIEKKNAVVIDLRRPEAFGGTHVPGAFSIGGDQNLSMWAAWVVPYDTPILLVGEENSDCEAARRSLIRVGLDDICGYLRGGMRSWILEGYPQEHVPQVSVYELAEKQHANSACVLDVRTVGEWNSGHVQGAMHIMAGELPQSIGQVPRDREVYLVCGSGYRSSIASSILRRAGYANVHNVTGGMTAWKNAGLPVVTEQAACAA; encoded by the coding sequence ATGCGCATCGAACGCTTTGAAGTACCCGGGCTGGCCCACTACTCGTACGTGATCGTTTCCGCAGGCAGCGCGGCTGTGGTCGATCCACGGCGCGACATCGACGTGTACCTGGACTACGCCGCCTCCCACGGGCTGAAGATCACGCACGTGCTGGAGACGCACATTCATGCCGACTACGCCTCCGGGGCGCGCGAGCTGGTGGAGGACACCGGCGCCGAAGCCTGGTTGAGCGGCCACGACGAGGGCGAGGACTTCCAGTACCAATTCCCGCACCGCGACTTCCGCGACGGAGAGGAACTGGACCTGGGTGAGGCGCGGGTGGTGGCCATGCACACGCCCGGGCACACGCCCGAGCACCTGGCGTTCCTGGTATACGAGCGCGGGCGAAAGCATCCGCTGGCGATGCTCTCCGGCGATTTCGTTTTCGTGGGCTCGCTGGGGCGGCCGGACCTGCTGGGTGAGGCGGCGAAACAGCGCCTGGCGGGCGAACTCTACCAGAGCGTGCACGAGCGCCTGAAGCATCTGCCGGACGGCGTCCAGGTTCTGCCCGCGCATGGCGCGGGCTCGCTTTGCGGGGCGGGCATGGGCGAGCGTCCCTTCACCACGCTGGGCTACGAGCGGGCTTCCAACATTTTCTTCGGCCTGCGCTCGCGCGAGGAGTTCGTCGACCGCATCCTGGGAACTGTCCCGCCGTTTCCGGAGTACTACAAGCGCATGAAGCGGGTGAACTCGGAAGGGGCGCGGCCGCTGGGCGGCATCCCGGATGGCGGCGCGCTGGTGCCCGAAGACTTCGAGACCCTGATCGAGAAGAAGAACGCGGTGGTGATCGACCTGCGCCGGCCGGAAGCGTTCGGTGGGACGCATGTTCCGGGCGCTTTCTCCATCGGCGGCGACCAGAACCTCTCCATGTGGGCCGCGTGGGTGGTGCCGTACGACACCCCCATCCTGCTGGTGGGCGAAGAAAACTCGGATTGCGAGGCAGCGCGGCGCTCGCTCATCCGCGTGGGCCTGGATGACATCTGCGGCTATCTGCGCGGCGGTATGCGCTCCTGGATCCTGGAGGGATACCCGCAGGAGCACGTTCCGCAGGTCTCCGTGTACGAGCTGGCGGAGAAGCAGCACGCCAACTCGGCCTGCGTGCTCGACGTGCGCACGGTGGGAGAGTGGAACTCGGGCCACGTGCAGGGCGCGATGCACATCATGGCCGGCGAGCTGCCGCAGAGCATCGGCCAAGTGCCGCGCGACCGCGAGGTTTACCTCGTCTGCGGCTCCGGCTACCGCTCCAGTATCGCCTCGAGCATCCTGCGGCGAGCCGGCTACGCGAACGTCCACAACGTGACCGGCGGCATGACGGCATGGAAGAATGCCGGGCTGCCGGTGGTGACGGAACAAGCGGCCTGCGCAGCGTGA
- a CDS encoding M13 family metallopeptidase — protein sequence MRVIRVMCLLGMLVGTLWAQSDGPRPMKSLDLDAMDTSVNPCQDFFQYACGKWNANNPVPPDQTRWGRFDELRERNRYVLRNILEKYRAKDPSRSAVEQKIGDYYEACMDQAAIEKKGLKPLRPYLKQIDKLKSKAGLTQVLITLHDAGSNALFGFGAVPQLKNSSTTGAWADQGGLGLPNKDFYFKDDAKSGEIRIQYVEHVGKMLELLGQSPATAKNTATAIMKLETSLARNAQDPVTRRNPNNLDHWMKRSDFEALAPSIQWTMYYEGIGAPAFTELNVANPGFFKGLEAAVNETDLPTLKAYLKWRVVTLAAQFLPERFQQENFNFFQKTLQGAKEIQPRWKRCANAVDGDLGQALGQKYVELTFGAEGKERTLKMVHALEKALARDIEQLDWMGPETKQRAKEKLDAIFNMIGYPDKWRDYSALTIKRGDGLGNSLRSNVFENRRRLRKIGNPVDRTEWPFTPPTVNAGYSPLQNRISFPAGILQPPFYSNDIDDAVNFGAIGVVIGHELTHGFDDSGRRYDPQGTLRDWWTPEDGKEFERRAACIADQYSGYSPIEGVKLNGKLTLGENTADNGGNRIALMALWDTLGGKQPEKIDGFTAEQRFFLGYGQIWCQNVTPERERTSALTDPHSPGRFRVNGVVSNSPEFQKAFGCKKGDPMVRENACRVW from the coding sequence ATGCGAGTGATTCGAGTGATGTGCCTTTTGGGGATGCTGGTGGGCACGCTGTGGGCACAGTCCGACGGGCCCAGACCCATGAAGAGCCTTGACCTGGATGCCATGGATACGTCCGTCAACCCGTGCCAGGATTTCTTCCAGTACGCCTGCGGCAAGTGGAACGCCAACAACCCCGTCCCGCCGGACCAGACGCGCTGGGGCCGCTTCGACGAGCTGCGCGAGCGCAACCGCTACGTCCTGCGTAACATCCTGGAGAAGTACCGCGCCAAGGACCCCAGCCGCTCGGCCGTGGAGCAGAAGATCGGCGACTACTATGAGGCCTGCATGGACCAGGCTGCCATCGAGAAGAAGGGCCTGAAGCCGCTGCGGCCGTACCTTAAGCAGATCGACAAGTTGAAATCCAAAGCCGGCCTGACCCAGGTGCTGATCACGCTCCATGACGCCGGCTCGAACGCTCTATTCGGGTTCGGCGCTGTCCCGCAGCTCAAGAACTCCTCCACCACCGGCGCCTGGGCGGACCAGGGCGGCCTTGGCTTGCCTAACAAGGACTTCTACTTCAAGGACGACGCCAAGTCGGGAGAGATCCGCATCCAGTACGTGGAGCACGTCGGCAAGATGCTCGAGCTGCTGGGCCAATCGCCGGCCACCGCGAAAAACACCGCCACAGCCATCATGAAGCTGGAGACGTCGCTGGCCAGGAACGCGCAGGACCCGGTCACCCGTCGCAACCCCAACAACCTCGACCACTGGATGAAGCGCAGCGACTTCGAGGCGCTGGCGCCCTCCATCCAGTGGACCATGTATTACGAAGGTATCGGCGCTCCGGCTTTCACCGAGCTCAACGTGGCCAACCCCGGGTTCTTCAAAGGACTGGAAGCCGCCGTGAACGAAACCGACCTGCCCACCCTCAAGGCCTACCTCAAGTGGCGCGTCGTCACGCTGGCGGCGCAGTTCCTTCCGGAACGCTTCCAGCAGGAGAATTTCAACTTCTTCCAGAAGACTTTGCAGGGCGCAAAAGAAATCCAGCCGCGCTGGAAGCGCTGCGCCAACGCGGTGGACGGCGACCTGGGCCAGGCGCTGGGGCAGAAGTACGTGGAGCTGACCTTCGGCGCCGAAGGCAAGGAACGCACGCTGAAGATGGTGCACGCGCTCGAAAAAGCGCTGGCGCGCGACATCGAACAGCTCGACTGGATGGGCCCGGAAACCAAGCAGCGCGCCAAGGAAAAGCTGGACGCCATCTTCAACATGATCGGTTATCCGGATAAGTGGCGCGACTACTCCGCGCTCACCATCAAGCGCGGCGACGGACTGGGCAACTCGCTGCGCTCCAACGTCTTCGAGAACCGGCGGCGGCTGCGCAAGATCGGCAACCCGGTGGACCGCACGGAGTGGCCGTTCACCCCTCCCACCGTGAATGCCGGCTACTCGCCGCTGCAGAACCGCATCTCCTTCCCCGCCGGCATCTTGCAGCCGCCGTTCTACAGCAACGACATCGATGACGCGGTGAACTTCGGCGCTATTGGCGTTGTGATCGGCCACGAACTCACGCATGGCTTCGATGATTCCGGCCGTCGCTACGATCCCCAGGGCACCCTGCGCGACTGGTGGACGCCGGAGGATGGCAAGGAGTTCGAGCGGCGCGCCGCGTGTATCGCCGACCAGTACAGCGGCTACTCACCCATCGAGGGCGTCAAGCTGAATGGCAAGCTCACCCTGGGCGAGAACACCGCCGACAACGGCGGCAACCGTATTGCGCTGATGGCGTTGTGGGACACGCTGGGCGGCAAGCAGCCGGAGAAGATCGACGGCTTCACCGCCGAGCAGCGCTTCTTCCTCGGCTACGGGCAGATCTGGTGTCAGAACGTCACCCCCGAGCGCGAACGCACCTCCGCGCTCACCGATCCGCATTCACCGGGACGCTTCCGCGTGAACGGCGTGGTCTCCAACTCGCCTGAGTTTCAGAAGGCGTTCGGCTGCAAGAAAGGGGATCCCATGGTGCGCGAGAACGCCTGCCGCGTGTGGTAA